The genomic window AAATTCAACGGAGTAGGAAAcatgaaaaggaaaaattttcaaTGCAGAGTTTTcttaagcccaccgcacacggtacaatattttatactagtttgcttactggtttctgtactgtgtaggctacaagctgaaacactaggtgcgctacaaaTTTCTGCTGCACACAATTCTAgatgccttactagttttgttaagagaatattctccacaacaaatttttattatgataattcacactttttactgcattcaaacaaggctcttctttgtctGCATTTATTAAAACAGGGAGTTGGTCATTATTCCAtttctttccgtccatgtttatcacgacatgggCGCTCAAAAGTGTAAGCAACCCCccgtgctgttttcgtgagttctgattggccactccttaaatattggaacacagcaagcaacgaaaataggacgcagtctattacgcaaaaccagtagcccagctcgtacagctactagtatccagtttgaattcgagtgaagaaactagtagtagagccagtacgactcctagcttacaatattgtaaggaatattgtacagtTTGCGGCGGGCTTTAGATGGGATTGACTGCACTGAGTCGTCGACGAGTTGgtaaagagagaggggggagaggtTGGCACACCTGCAGCAGCTTGCAGCCCTCCTCGTGGTTGGCGGACACGTCCTCCAGCATCTCGAGCAGGTCGGGCTGCCGCGCCGCCGGCCCGCCACGCCCCACCACCACCACGTGGCGCTTCAGCTTGAAGTAGTAGGTCCAGCTGCTCGCCGCCTTCtgcacacacatacacgcacgtCCCGTCACTTCATCAGGGTGTCcacaaaggaaaaaatattttgtaccaacttaaggcgagaaaaaagtactagattagaaaaaaaaagtactgaattataatttgttatggtttttttaacaatttaggaagttattatgacattgcaatgctcaaacttaaatatatcacaccacacacacacacatacattctagttttttaaaaataattaccgcTTAATAGGGCTGGGCGATTCCACAGATTTCATttcgattcgattccgattcaaattactgtaaaaaattgaaatttcgaTTTCGATTCAATTCTTTAATTCTAGAGCAAATGCATAAGGTaaacaagtgtaaaaaaatttctaacaatgTAGGCAAACATTCTTAGAATCATTACTTAGTGAAGTCCAAATGTCTGTGGTTAAAGCTATGGAATTTACTCTGCCGTCAATGTCTGTtgccagttttgtttttattctttcaagATGATGTTCATAAAGATCTGGAATTACACGCCTTACAAATGTTCTACGGTCAGGCATGCTATATTTTGGTTCAACCAGTGACATGAGGTCTCTAAAACCTGTATCTTGGACCATGCTGAATGGTTGAAGATCTGTTGCCAACATTTTGCCTATTGCACTGGTAATGGAAATTGCTCAGATGATCGTTTGGATATTTTTCTAACCTAGAAAATGCAGTTTGCTGGACAATTTTCTGTTTGGGTACAGATGAAGATGGAAGTACCACAGATTTCATTTGagattgcaattttaaaaattcgcaATATACATCAGTGTGTTTTGCGAGATGTTTAACCATGCTGGTTGTGCTCCCATGAACTTGTTTAAGTTTGTTGCCATATGTTTTGCATTTTGAATGCGTTTCTGACACTTTTTCGTAAAATTTCCAAACCGCACTTCGACCTTTAAATGCACCTTTCACGTTTTCACTCATTTCTACAATCAGCACAAAGATGGTTTTCACACTAGAAACTCAACACGGTATTGGacgtgacaaaataaaataaacatgatggATCATTTCTCATTTCCACAGTACTAACGCTCTTGCATTTTCCATTAATGTCGTCGGCATCTGTGATACTGCAGTGAAGGCATATATGTTAAGACAAAGAAAAAGAACACAACTACCACATGTGTAGCTATCAAACTTCCTcacttaaaaaaacacataaaagcgGAACCCGGAACCAAAACAAAGTGGTTATCACAGATTTAGTGCAACAACTGCACAGCTTCGATGGAAGAATCAGACTTTTTTATGTCCAAGCCGTGGTACTGAAGTCTGCCACCATTAGCGCTCAAGTTGCAGACAATTCGGCAGCCATTTTGTAGAAGTGTTGCGTGCACGTCGGTATCATATCTATGAAGCTAAGGTAGTGTTTATTTACCGCTTTCGGTGTTTGAGGTTATATTTACagcccagaaatgaaatttattagccGATTGGTTCGTGGACTTTCCTATTGCATAATTGTGTTTCTCGGCCGTTtgtaataaagatattttttttttcccattttgaacaaaatgaGTGTTGTTATTTAGAGGATTGGAGGTAAATATTGCTTATGAATCATGAGTGTTTGGCAGAACCAATATTCGTAGATATGAAGAACGTCGCTAAATGGAATATTCGTTGAGGATTTACGTACATACAAAGTTTATGTGCAATTTAACGGAATGTGTGGAAATTGTCACCATGCAAATGACCTAGACAAAGTTCGAATTTTTCGAATCTTAATTTTAAAGAAGAAACGATTTCGATTATTTACGGAATCGAATCGAAATCGTAATTTTCGATTAATCGCCCAGCCCTaccgcttaataataaaacatattagagttacaataatattattatattaaaggaaaaatgTACTAAGTCTGTACTAGACAGCTAAAAAAGTTATGAAAGTACTGGATCTAGTACGAAAGtgctaactgtggacaccctgcacgTCATGCCAGCACTGGTCGCCACTGATGTTAGCTTCTTGGCgagcacagaacaaggagggagattaTAGAAGCGCGACTCTCGCGGTGGGAATTGAAACCATGTTCCACGCGACACGTGTCGCTATCTGTCGGGCGGGCCTGTGACTACCAGCAAGTAAAAAAATCAGAATAGAGGTTctcaaacaaagtttttttttttagctaatacttttttttttatttggttttatttaagttatattgGCGgcgcaaaaattaatttaatcgatgcgataATAcctaatgctgttttgtaataaataaaggagtagaaggtgcaaaaactcattttattacacaccacaaaattagtggctacctaaatagagtgagtTTAATTTTCTTCCTCATGAAACAAAAAGGAGGCAAGTGTGATTTCTCAAGGTCAAATGACACTctgaaacagaagttttaaaatcagatagttaatctatactaaaataaaaatgcctacacataactactttaaaaattaaaattcttaaagtgttatgttatgaaataaatattttatgcatctgacaatttattttgtatatttattcgGTAAATATGTTTGGAATTGATCACTTTTTTTCCTTCACTGGTACAATTTTAGCAACACACAGAAATTGCACAAGCGAAGCCGCAGGTTATTAACTAGTTCGCTGTAATAGTTCTCTTGTGTGCGCTGCACTCTATACACTGCACACTTATCAGCACGGCGTGGCACTGCGTTAGTTACTCAGCACGGAGATAAAAGGGAgctgttttttttcccctgctgGTCACGATTCCCAGCGTTCTTCCGAGCTACACCTCAATTGTATTCGTTTAGCCGTATTCATGTTGGTACGCTGTGTATGCAAATAGATCACATCTGCTTTTTGGAACAGAATAAATGGCCTGTGGCATTTTAGTGCTTCATCAATATTGAAACTTGCAAATTGCCAAAAGCAAAACTGCCAAATCATCAAGTAAAGATGGCTTTGCgtgaatgaaaaataatttccatTAATAAAAATGTTGGCTGTGATACTAATACTTCATTAACAACATACGCCTCCCGACTTCTGACCATATCGAGCCCGGGGCAACCCCGCCCTGGCCGCAGCAATGGAAGCAGCATTAGAGTGCTGTATCAGTTGTCTGCGATTCTATCACCGAAGCTGGCAGATATTGTTAATGACCACAGCGTTTCGGCACAATGGTGAACTATCTGCaccaataaaatgttttatatcagATACAGTAAAATAATATAGACAGATAAGGGTACTgtcgtttatttgtttgttaacgTGATGagggtaaaaattattattttttaagtcaaaatttgtacatttaaagcATATATTTGTACTCTGGGGGTATATGACACCATTTTACAACATGGTAACTTTTAAGTATTgcaagtttttgaatttgtttcaaCTTTAAGAACCTATTTTCTAGCTTCTTCGCtcgtaataaaaaattactttgtaaAACTTTAAGACAATGTTCTTGGACTTCTTTTATtagaagaaattaatattttcaacataacagtttattgttttttaattaaaaaaaaaaggttcaaggATTAGTATTCTAGGCCTTGTAAGAACAAACTGAAATTCTAACATAATGGTATAAAAGCTCTATACAAACACATAAGAGTGACATGTACATCACTGATGTTGGAGCCAACTATACTTCGTGATAAATGGGGATGGTGTTCTTTATCTGCACATGATTATaactagggatggtgattttttgttttcgcgaaatagatgcgaaaatatgctaaattatattttttccgctataaaatgtgaaatctagactattccgagataaatgcgaaatcaaagtaaaaaacgtagattcgtcttcactctagacaatttatttaccgattgtatttcgtttcagttcagtatcaaaagaaaccatcattttatggcatattcagcacaagtatcttattgtcaagtcattcacaacactattgttcgtaaatattgaatgaagaatggccatccgtgtctcacgattgtaaacaaagcaaagaaaaactagctggaagattgtccgtcatcttgcagagtacaagtttttaggccaccatattgcgacatctctgcttcgccgcgctaacaattgtaagttccattttctggctgtgtttcacgtgaaagctgcgttcttgtgtagtctgtggaaggtggtgtgtttacaaatacgtgcatactcgtgaatgtgttgtatactgttatttctcgtggtaaaaatgggacgaaacgtaatttccattcgcgatcgcataaatgaatacaaaagagaacagttctacgaaagtgatacaaatattttaatgtccaatttatgtaatcgccgtctggagtggaaaaaaaaagatgtacttgaaaagcacattaaatctgagggacatcaggctacaaaaaaaaaattcactgagaaatcggatgaagaaaaaaagttggtaaaatggcaagcaacggtttctggcatgatcaaaaaccaaaagaaggcgaaatttgaaaaaaaaaaaaaaaaaaaaattaaaaaacgagtttcaataacattatttgtgcactctacataaACTATGGCtaacatatttattgtaatattaagtattcaatttattgcactcataagtgctaaaaagttgtttggaaacctgccaagataggctatctttgtagttgtggtagatctttatttctgtgattgttaataattaatatgtgtattatttagtgcttttttaaaaatatacttttcttcagtaatgtaaaatgagagaattggctaaatcttgtttttaaaaatgctacaaaatgctaaatttcaaattcaaaatgctaaatgttattattttaaatgctataaatcaccatctctattTATGACAATCGGAACAAGTTCCCAGAAAGGCGGGCGGGGCGTACCTGGTGCCACATGAGCACGCACCGACGCCTCAGCAGCGCCTCGCTCAGCTCCTCGAAGGGGCGCGGCGCACGCGTCCGGGCCACGAAGGGGGGGTACGTGTACTGCAGCGAGCGCACCACGCGCGCGCGCAGCCCGTACAGCCGCGCCATGCTCTCGGGCTGCAGGGCCTCGGGCAGCTCCGCCAGGCCGCTGCGGTAGTGCCGCCGGTACAGCTGGAACCAGAACCGCGCCGATGCCGCCACCTGCAGCGCCGCGCGGCAGATGCAGGCGAAGCGCGACACGTCCTCCGGCCGGATCCACTCCGAGATCAGGAACCACACGTCCAGGGGGTACTCGCGGTCACCGAGACCCGCGTCGCCGGACGCGCGCTTGCGTCGCCGCGCGGGCCTGCGCGCCGTCACCTCCGCTGCGGGCCGGACACAACACACCGCGCTGAACCTTCCACCTGCAATAACTTCTCTTAAGGAAGAACTTATTTAAGAAACTTGCAAACTatcatttatgtaaaaaaagaaaacaactcACAACTAATTATAATAGCCAGATACAGTCATGTCCCAAACAACACAACACATCGCACCTTCCACTAACAATAATTTTCTCTGAAGGAAATATTTATACAAGAAACTTACAaactataatttatatatataaaaaaaaattaagaaaaaatactaACGCCTTGTGAAAAGTAACCAACTCAAATTTAAGTAGAAGTTCTGAAAAAGTTGACCTCACGAAATGTAACAAAGAAAGAGCTTGCAACAACCAGCACGAGGCCAGCGCGGGAGAGACTCACGCTCGGAGACGTCGCCGTCCTGATCCTCGTCCTCGTCCTCGTGATCGCCGGCCGCGGCCGGGAAGCGGATGTCGCCCATGAGCTCCTCCAGCCTCTCGTCCCAGTGACGGTCATCCTGGTGCACGGCCAGGTGTCTCACTGCGCACACGGCACGCGCCTCTCTACTCGCACACACCCTCCGCAGTCCGTTACACGTACAACTGATGCCAGGACTGGATCtagacccccgtctgcgacgccctccttcggatggtctcccgacccgtctcgaaacacggaccaaggagtctaacatgtgcacGAGTCAttgggttgcactaaacctaaaggcgaaatgaaagtgaaagccgcaatgttgcgGGCGGCCGAGGGCAGAGGGTTAAATTCTACGGGCgaagctaccgcgtgagcggttggctcgtgccggcctgcattcccggggcgtctcgtcctcattgcgaggtgaggcgcacctagagcgtacacgtctCTT from Bacillus rossius redtenbacheri isolate Brsri chromosome 1, Brsri_v3, whole genome shotgun sequence includes these protein-coding regions:
- the LOC134528460 gene encoding translation initiation factor IF-2 isoform X4, whose protein sequence is MSGTSKKSGRRVTSVKKLNKNFGDITLNDYANSPVSAGQGRLRKAASNNGVREVRHLAVHQDDRHWDERLEELMGDIRFPAAAGDHEDEDEDQDGDVSEPVPAALPQRPGGAARGPAAREHGAAVRAARARGALAAVHVPPLRGPDACAAPLRGAERGAAEASVRAHVAPEGGEQLDLLLQAEAPRGGGGAWRAGGAAARPARDAGGRVRQPRGGLQAAAGDVPGLRVGAAGAGPHALQRLRHPGAGLALHPAPAARLRLGARLLLAGHARHGRHPRRAGPGVGAARAGLVAPPVPRRRRSPAPRAGLAPPPPPPPHSCLSRV
- the LOC134528460 gene encoding translation initiation factor IF-2 isoform X3, coding for MSGTSKKSGRRVTSVKKLNKNFGDITLNDYANSPVSAGQGRLRKAASNNGVREVRHLAVHQDDRHWDERLEELMGDIRFPAAAGDHEDEDEDQDGDVSEPVPAALPQRPGGAARGPAAREHGAAVRAARARGALAAVHVPPLRGPDACAAPLRGAERGAAEASVRAHVAPEGGEQLDLLLQAEAPRGGGGAWRAGGAAARPARDAGGRVRQPRGGLQAAAGDVPGLRVGAAGAGPHALQRLRHPGAGLALHPAPAARLRLGARLLLAGHARHGRHPRRAGPGVGAARAGLVAPPVPRRRRSPAPRAGLAPPPPPPPHSCLSRVW
- the LOC134528460 gene encoding transmembrane protein 183 isoform X2; the encoded protein is MSGTSKKSGRRVTSVKKLNKNFGDITLNDYANSPVSAGQGRLRKAASNNGVREVRHLAVHQDDRHWDERLEELMGDIRFPAAAGDHEDEDEDQDGDVSEPEVTARRPARRRKRASGDAGLGDREYPLDVWFLISEWIRPEDVSRFACICRAALQVAASARFWFQLYRRHYRSGLAELPEALQPESMARLYGLRARVVRSLQYTYPPFVARTRAPRPFEELSEALLRRRCVLMWHQKAASSWTYYFKLKRHVVVVGRGGPAARQPDLLEMLEDVSANHEEGCKLLQVTCQDYVSVPLVLGLTLCSACVTQGQGSRSTQRLQLVFGSARACFWPGTPVMDATLAVLDLVSELRVLDWWHPLYPAAGGPQLRELD
- the LOC134528460 gene encoding transmembrane protein 183 isoform X1, with product MSGTSKKSGRRVTSVKKLNKNFGDITLNDYANSPVSAGQGRLRKAASNNGVREVRHLAVHQDDRHWDERLEELMGDIRFPAAAGDHEDEDEDQDGDVSERGRFSAVCCVRPAAEVTARRPARRRKRASGDAGLGDREYPLDVWFLISEWIRPEDVSRFACICRAALQVAASARFWFQLYRRHYRSGLAELPEALQPESMARLYGLRARVVRSLQYTYPPFVARTRAPRPFEELSEALLRRRCVLMWHQKAASSWTYYFKLKRHVVVVGRGGPAARQPDLLEMLEDVSANHEEGCKLLQVTCQDYVSVPLVLGLTLCSACVTQGQGSRSTQRLQLVFGSARACFWPGTPVMDATLAVLDLVSELRVLDWWHPLYPAAGGPQLRELD